The DNA sequence GGACACTGCGCACCAACATCCAATTTTCGATGATCGACAAAAAACTGAAGTCGCTGGCCGTCCTTTCGGCTACATCAGGGGCCGGCAAATCGACCGTAGCCGCGAACTTGGCGGTGACCTTCACTTTGCAAGGGAACCAAGTGCTGTTGGTGGACTGCGATCTGCGGAGGCCATCCGTTCACCGCGAATTCGGAATGCACAATGAAGAAGGCCTGACGAATCTGTTGGCCAATCACGCCGGGAAAAGTGTCGGTGACTATCTGCATACGTGCGAAGTGCCGGGGCTATCCATCCTGACTGGCGGACCGGTGCCGCCCAATCCAGCCGAACTGCTTTCCAGCAACCGGATGAAGCAGCTGGAAATGGATGTCGCGGAACGGTTCGATCTGGTGATCTACGATACGCCGCCTTTGTTGGGGTTCACCGACGCACAAATCCTGGCCGGACGTGTGGACGGAACCATTTTCGTGGTCCATTACGAAGAGGATACGAAAGAGGATGTCCTGAAGGCATCGGATTCCTTGAAGATGGTCAATGCCAACGTGTTGGGCGTCGTCTACAACCGTGCGCCAGGAGGCCAGAAAGAACACAGTTATTATTACGGCTACAAGGATGAGGAATGATCTGGGGATTATTTGTGCGGATGAATGCGTTAAAGATGGAGCAGGGCGGTCTCGGATGAGGTCGTCTTTTTGCGTTGCAAGCGGTACTGTTCGTTCGGCTGCCTCAGCTCCGGGGAGAGCATCGCTCTTCGGAGTTCAGACCCCAGAAAAAGGCTCTCCTCCGGCGAGGGAACCTTCACCGGAGGAGAGCCCCTCGACAGCAGCGCACTTCCGGCGAAGCCGTCGCTGACCGGAGGTGCCGGTCGCCCCACATGCCTCAACTCCGGCCAACTCAGCAAGCAGGCAGGAATTTCATCAAGTGATGAAATTTATTTAGCCATCGCCCGCATTTGATGTATAATGAGAAAGAATAATTTATAGGAAGAGGATAGAATACATATGATAACTTTAAAATCTGAACGCGAAATTCAAGCAATGGAAGAGTCCGGTGCAATCTTGGCGGGGATCCATGAGGAATTGCGCGGTTTCATCAAGCCGGGTTTGACTACGATGGAGATCAATAATTTCGTACAGTCGCGCATCGAAGCGGCGGGCGCCATCTGCGAACAAATCGGTTTCGAAGGCTACGAATATGCGACCTGCACGAGCGTCAACGACGAAATCTGCCACGGTTTCCCGGGCAAGTACGTATTGAAGGACGGCGATCTGATCAAGGTCGATACGGTCGTCAACTACAACGGTGCCATGTCCGATTCTTGCTGGAGCTATGCGGTCGGCGAAGCTACACCGGAAGTGAAGCGTCTGATGGAAGTCACCGAAAAGGCTCTGTACCTGGGCATCGAGCAGGCGAAAGCAGGCAACCGTGTCGGCGATATCGGCCATGCGATCCAGACTTACGTCGAAGGCGAAGGGTTTTCGGTCGTCCGCGAATTCATCGGCCACGGCATCGGACCGACGATGCACGAAAGTCCGTCCATTCCGCATTACGGTGAAGCCGGTAAAGGTCTGCGCCTGAAGGAAGGCATGACGATCACGATCGAGCCGATGGTCAATACGGGCGTTTGGAAGTCCAAAATGGACGACAACGGCTGGACGGCCCGCACGAAAGATGGCGGCTTGAGCTGCCAATTCGAGCACACGATTGCGATCACCAAAGATGGCGCGAGAGTGTTGACACAGCAAAAGTAAGCAAAAGAGCCAACAGCTTGATGGCAGAGCGGGCTTGTCCCGCTTTTCTTAAAATAAAGGCCCGAATGCACATTCCGGGCTCTTTTTTTCAAAAGAAAGACCGGCATATTATTATATTTTATGGGTACATATTAATGTGAGTAAAGTTATATTCAGTGGTGATCTTGTTCCGGATTAATAGACAAATTTGCTTTTTGTTGATGGGGCATTATAAATGACTTGTGCATAAATTTTTACCCATAATTTCAGTAAAATAATTATAGTTATTTCAAGAACGGTATAGTACAATATTCGATAGTGGGAAAATTGGCGGTTTCGTCAGATTTCCCTGTAAGATAGTTGATACTGTCATTATTAATGCTTGTAATCAGGAGGGAAATCATGGAGGAAGAAATATCTTTAGGTGAAATTTTTGCAATCTTAAAGCAACGACTTGGGTCGATCATCATGTGGAGTTTGGCCGGGTTGTTGTTGGCTGCTCTTTATACATTCTTTTTTGTGACACCAACTTACCAATCTACATCAAAAATCGTGGTAAACCAGACGCAGAACGCCGAACAGGCAATCACGAATACAGATATACAGACTAACCTGAGTTTGATCAATACGTATCAGGGCATCATCAAAGAACCAATCATTTTGGAGGATGCCATCATCGATTCTGGATCCGATTTGACGATTGGTGAGCTGCGCGATAAGCTGACGGTTCAAACGGAGGACAGTTCTTTGGTGTTCGGCATTACGGTCACCGATGACAATCCATTCACTGCGGCAAAATTGGCAAATGCAACGGCATCCTCTTTTGAACAAAAAATCGGGGGGATTTTAGACGTCAATAGCGTGACCATCCTTTCTCAGGCAGTCGCAAATCCGAATCCTGTGTCACCGAACACACCGATGAACCTTGTGCTTGGCTTGTTGGTCGGGATGATGATTGGTGTGGGGCTGGCATTCTTGGCTGAATTCATGGACAAGACGGTCAAAGATGATAAATTCATCGATCAATTGGGGTGGCCAAATCTAGGATCTGTTCTGCAAATGTCTGAAGAAGAATTAACAGCTACACGTTTTGTACAAGCGACACCCGATGTGAAATCACGTAAAGCTAAAAGACGCATTTAGGAGACGATAAGATATGTTCGGAACAAGTAGAAAGAAGATTATGAAGTTGGACAGCCAACAGCGTAAAGGTCTGAGTTTGATTTCAAAATTGCGGCCTAAATCTGTTATTGCTGAGCAGTACCGTACCATCCGTACGAATATTCAATTCTCGATGATCGACCGTGATGTGAAATCAATCGTTTTGACTTCCTCAGGTCCGTGGGAAGGTAAATCAACGACATCTGCAAATCTGGCGTCTGTTTTTACCGATCAGGGCAAACGTGTCTTGTTGGTGGATGCCGACCTGCGAAAACCCACTGTGCAGCGTACATTCGGGTTGAGTAATGTCGAAGGGTTGACGACTCTTTTGAGTGAGCCGGACAGAGCTATCTCTGAGATTATCCAACAGGTGACTGGAACGGAATTGCACGCTTTGACCAGCGGGCCAATTCCGCCGAATCCATCCGAGTTGTTGAATTCGAACCGTATGAATACGTTGATGAATCAATTTGCAGAAATGTACGACATCATCATCTACGATATGCCGCCAGTGACATCCGTGACCGATGCGCAGATTATGGCAGCGAAAGCGGACGGTGTTGTGTTTGTGATCCGACACGGCGTTGCCCAGAAGGATTCCGTTTTGAACGCGAAAGAATTGTTGGAAATGGTCAACGCAAACATTCTGGGTGTCGTTTTCAATGGTGTTGAAAAGAAAAATGCCCAATCCTATTATGGTTATGGTTATACGAGCGAAGGTGAAGCGTAATGATCGATCTTCATTGTCATCTGTTGCCAGATGTTGATGACGGAGCTCAAACATTGGAGGATTCCTTAGCGATGGCCCAAAAAGCCGTTGCTGAAGGGATTTCTCATATCCTTGTCACGCCGCATCATCAGAACGGAAAATATTTGAACCACAAAGAAGCTGTTCTGGAAGCGACAGCAGCCCTGCAAAACGAATTCGATTGCCGGGGAATCGGGATCACCCTTTACCCTAGTCAAGAAATCCGCATCAACGGAGATTTATTAAAGGATATTGAGAATGATGATATTTTGTTCATCGACGAGGAACATCGCTATTTGTTGATCGAATTTCCAACTTTGTCGATTCCAGAGTATACAGAAACGTTATTTTTTAAACTAAGACAACAAGGCATCACGCCGGTCATCGTTCATCCGGAACGAAATCAGGCGATCATTGATGATCCAAATATATTGCTTCCCTTTATTGAAAGAGGAGCATTGGCTCAGCTAACCGCGAGCAGCTACGTAGGAGCTTTCGGTAAGGATATCGCACAATTGAGCAGCCGTCTGATTGAAGCGAACTTAGTCCATGTCATTGCGTCTGATGCGCATAACGTGAGTGGCAGAGGATTCCATTATAAAAAAGCTTTTTCAAAACTTGAAGCTGAATTTGGATCTGGGAAAGTTCAATATTTTAACCAGAATGCGAAAGATTTGCTTAATGGAGATGTTATCCACACTGAAGCACCTGTTGAATTGAGAACGAAACGAAAAAGCTGCAGAAAGCTGGCTAGAGTCAAAAGAAGTTTCTTTAGCAGGAGAAGTGCGCTTCGGTAATCTATTGGGAAGCCGCGGGACCGTCAAGAGGTCTTGAAACTTGTCGAATCGCTAGACGGATTGGGCAATGCCAAGCTTCATGATGAAGTCATCGCCTTTATAAATGAATAAGTGTGAATCTGAAGCTCGGGGAACAACGAAATTTGTTCTTCGGGCTTTTTCTTTTCGGCTTTTCCGAAATGAACTGGAACAGTAAATGAGTATGAAATGTTTCTGTTGTATTACTAATTACCCTAGCGCCTTGAATGTTCCGCCGTTTATTGATAATATTATTAAGATTCCATGACAGGTGCCCTCGGATAGACAAGTGGGCTTCTTTTTGCATGGACTGAGATATTTAATATAGTTATGTTCAATAAAATACTTGATGAACGAGTATTGCTGGCAAGGACAGGACAGGATCATTCCTGAAGGACAATTGTTTCAGGCCTGAATATTCTTCAAAAGAAAGAGGAAAGCATAATGAATGAAACCAGAAGAGGCAGACAAGGGAAAAAACGATTATTGAAGACCGTCTTATCCATACTATTGATTGCGATGGTCGGCGTGATTGCTTACTTGTTTAAAGCTTATTCCGACATCGGCAGCACCGCGGAATCGATCTATACCGAAGTGAGTGTGGTCGAAATGCGCGAAGAATCGATCGAAGTAGAGACGGCAACGCAGCCGATTTCGTTCTTGTTGCTTGGTGCTGACACGGGTACCGCTGAAGAAGAACGGACGGAAACAGGGCGGAGCGATACGATCATCGTCTGCACCGTGAATCCGAACACAAAGACAACAACACTCTTGAGCATCCCACGCGACAGCTACGCGGAAATCGTTGGGTACAGCGACATGTACGATTATTACGGTGACTACTATGACAAGATGAACCACGCTTATGCTTTTGGCGGAACGGAAATGTCCATCAATACGGTTCAAGAGTTTCTGAATATCCCGATCGATTACTATGTTGAAGTGAACTTTGATGGACTGACGGATATCGTCGATGCGATCGGTGGTGTCGAAATCACGAGTCCGCTGACATTCGATTTCTACGGGCCGCAATTCATCGAGGGTGAAACAAGAATCCTGAACGGTTTCGAGGCGCTGCAATTCTCGCGGATGAGAAAACAGGATCCGGAAGGCGACCTCGGCAGACAGAGACGCCAACAGATGGTCATCAAAGCGATTTTGGATAAAGTCTTGACGATGGGAACAGTCGTGAATTACAAAAATATTCTGGCTACTTTGGAGGACAATGTTCAATTGAATATGTCATTGGACGAAATCCTTTCGATCGCCAGCGGTTACCGCAAATCCATGGAGAATTTCCAACAGTTCTACGTTGAAGGCCAGGAAGTTTACATCGACGAAATTTATTATTATTACGTCAATCCGGAAGAACGTTTGCGTTTGTCCAATATCCTGCGGGCTGAGTTGGAACTGAGGGAAACGACAATCGATGATATTTCTACTTCGCCTTTCGAGCCTTATTATGAGTCGGATCCTTACAGCACCGATTCTTCCTACACGGATACGACATATGATTCGTCCACGTACGGTCAGAGCGACGTCTACACGCCGAACTATTCCGATCCGTACTACGAAGAAGAAACGTACACCGAAGACTACTATTATGAAGAAGAAACTTACGATCCGGCCTATTACGACTCCACTTATTGATAGTCAGGCTATTGCGAAAGCGGGATTGGAACGGAAACAGAATTTTGCATACAAGAAAAAGGATGGGCCGACGACGCCCATCCTTTTTCTGTGGAACGGCATATTTGATCAGCTGTTCGCATTCTTTCAGTTTCGGGTGCATCTTTGGACTGGCGGGAGCCGGGATAGCCCGCCAAAAGCACCTTGGCGGGTAAATTTAATTCGAATATTCAGCGGAAAACCCGCCAAATGTAGTTTGGCGGGCTATTCTGCCT is a window from the uncultured Trichococcus sp. genome containing:
- a CDS encoding CpsD/CapB family tyrosine-protein kinase encodes the protein MFGTSRKKIMKLDSQQRKGLSLISKLRPKSVIAEQYRTIRTNIQFSMIDRDVKSIVLTSSGPWEGKSTTSANLASVFTDQGKRVLLVDADLRKPTVQRTFGLSNVEGLTTLLSEPDRAISEIIQQVTGTELHALTSGPIPPNPSELLNSNRMNTLMNQFAEMYDIIIYDMPPVTSVTDAQIMAAKADGVVFVIRHGVAQKDSVLNAKELLEMVNANILGVVFNGVEKKNAQSYYGYGYTSEGEA
- a CDS encoding CpsD/CapB family tyrosine-protein kinase, whose amino-acid sequence is MMVEAVKKKKQKAKQSKRSHGLITLAMPNSPVSEQFRTLRTNIQFSMIDKKLKSLAVLSATSGAGKSTVAANLAVTFTLQGNQVLLVDCDLRRPSVHREFGMHNEEGLTNLLANHAGKSVGDYLHTCEVPGLSILTGGPVPPNPAELLSSNRMKQLEMDVAERFDLVIYDTPPLLGFTDAQILAGRVDGTIFVVHYEEDTKEDVLKASDSLKMVNANVLGVVYNRAPGGQKEHSYYYGYKDEE
- the map gene encoding type I methionyl aminopeptidase, which encodes MITLKSEREIQAMEESGAILAGIHEELRGFIKPGLTTMEINNFVQSRIEAAGAICEQIGFEGYEYATCTSVNDEICHGFPGKYVLKDGDLIKVDTVVNYNGAMSDSCWSYAVGEATPEVKRLMEVTEKALYLGIEQAKAGNRVGDIGHAIQTYVEGEGFSVVREFIGHGIGPTMHESPSIPHYGEAGKGLRLKEGMTITIEPMVNTGVWKSKMDDNGWTARTKDGGLSCQFEHTIAITKDGARVLTQQK
- a CDS encoding LCP family protein, producing the protein MNETRRGRQGKKRLLKTVLSILLIAMVGVIAYLFKAYSDIGSTAESIYTEVSVVEMREESIEVETATQPISFLLLGADTGTAEEERTETGRSDTIIVCTVNPNTKTTTLLSIPRDSYAEIVGYSDMYDYYGDYYDKMNHAYAFGGTEMSINTVQEFLNIPIDYYVEVNFDGLTDIVDAIGGVEITSPLTFDFYGPQFIEGETRILNGFEALQFSRMRKQDPEGDLGRQRRQQMVIKAILDKVLTMGTVVNYKNILATLEDNVQLNMSLDEILSIASGYRKSMENFQQFYVEGQEVYIDEIYYYYVNPEERLRLSNILRAELELRETTIDDISTSPFEPYYESDPYSTDSSYTDTTYDSSTYGQSDVYTPNYSDPYYEEETYTEDYYYEEETYDPAYYDSTY
- a CDS encoding CpsB/CapC family capsule biosynthesis tyrosine phosphatase, coding for MIDLHCHLLPDVDDGAQTLEDSLAMAQKAVAEGISHILVTPHHQNGKYLNHKEAVLEATAALQNEFDCRGIGITLYPSQEIRINGDLLKDIENDDILFIDEEHRYLLIEFPTLSIPEYTETLFFKLRQQGITPVIVHPERNQAIIDDPNILLPFIERGALAQLTASSYVGAFGKDIAQLSSRLIEANLVHVIASDAHNVSGRGFHYKKAFSKLEAEFGSGKVQYFNQNAKDLLNGDVIHTEAPVELRTKRKSCRKLARVKRSFFSRRSALR
- a CDS encoding Wzz/FepE/Etk N-terminal domain-containing protein, giving the protein MEEEISLGEIFAILKQRLGSIIMWSLAGLLLAALYTFFFVTPTYQSTSKIVVNQTQNAEQAITNTDIQTNLSLINTYQGIIKEPIILEDAIIDSGSDLTIGELRDKLTVQTEDSSLVFGITVTDDNPFTAAKLANATASSFEQKIGGILDVNSVTILSQAVANPNPVSPNTPMNLVLGLLVGMMIGVGLAFLAEFMDKTVKDDKFIDQLGWPNLGSVLQMSEEELTATRFVQATPDVKSRKAKRRI